The proteins below come from a single Alosa sapidissima isolate fAloSap1 chromosome 23, fAloSap1.pri, whole genome shotgun sequence genomic window:
- the gbx2 gene encoding homeobox protein GBX-2 — translation MSAVFSPSFMMMQRPVGSTTAFSIDSLIGGPPQPSPGHFVYTGYPMFMPYRSVVLPPPPPPPPALSQSALQGLPSTHPHHQIPGLPSSFCSSLAQGMALTSTLMATLPGGFPASPQQQEAVRKFAPQSLHAAFDKTQEMRLDADDGKSFLGKESSLSSFHDTESLQSVTARNHSKDDGKEDECTRKEDSYTMDSDLDYSSDDNASGSAMCQKDDGDASGGMDDGAHGPSGTGSTTSTGKNRRRRTAFTSEQLLELEKEFHCKKYLSLTERSQIAHALKLSEVQVKIWFQNRRAKWKRVKAGNVNSKNGEPSRNPKIVVPIPVHVSRFAIRSQHQQLEQARP, via the exons ATGAGTGCAGTTTTTAGCCCATCATTCATGATGATGCAACGTCCAGTGGGAAGCACCACGGCCTTCAGCATCGACTCCCTAATCGGTGGTCCCCCTCAACCAAGCCCAGGACATTTTGTTTACACTGGCTACCCCATGTTCATGCCGTATAGGTCAGTAGTGCTCCCCCCGCCGCCCCCTCCACCGCCTGCCCTCTCTCAGTCCGCGCTCCAGGGTCTGCCGTCCACGCACCCGCACCACCAGATCCCCGGGTTACCCAGCAGCTTCTGCTCCAGCTTGGCGCAGGGCATGGCGCTGACATCCACGCTCATGGCTACGCTGCCCGGCGGATTCCCCGCGTCCCcgcagcagcaggaggcggTGAGGAAGTTCGCTCCCCAGTCCCTCCATGCTGCCTTTGACAAAACTCAGGAAATGCGCTTGGACGCAGATGACGGGAAAAGCTTCCTGGGAAAGGAGTCTTCTCTCTCGTCATTCCACGACACAGAGTCCCTGCAGTCTGTCACAG CCAGAAATCACAGTAAAGATGATGGCAAAGAGGACGAGTGTACCCGTAAAGAGGACAGTTATACAATGGACAGCGATCTAGACTACAGCTCAGACGACAACGCCAGTGGCAGTGCCATGTGTCAAAAGGACGACGGAGACGCGAGCGGTGGAATGGACGATGGTGCCCATGGACCGAGCGGAACTGGGAGCACCACGTCTACTGGGAAGAACCGACGACGACGGACAGCCTTCACCAGTGAGCAACTGTTAGAACTGGAGAAGGAATTTCATTGTAAGAAgtacctctctctcacagaacGCTCTCAGATTGCTCACGCGTTAAAGCTCAGCGAGGTACAGGTCAAAATCTGGTTCCAGAACCGACGAGCCAAGTGGAAACGCGTGAAAGCCGGAAACGTTAACTCTAAAAACGGAGAGCCCTCCAGAAATCCCAAAATTGTGGTGCCCATCCCTGTGCACGTCAGCCGCTTTGCAATACGAAGTCAGCACCAGCAGTTAGAGCAAGCGAGGCCTTGA